The window TTGTCAACGATTAGGGGGATGCCGGCTTCATGGGCCACAGCGGCGACAGCCTCGATGTCGAGCACGTCACACTTGGGGTTGCCGATGATCTCGCCGTAGATGGCCTTCGTCTTTTCGTTGATGGCAGCCCGAAAATTGTCGGTGTTCGAGGGATCGACAAAGCGGATCTTGACACCGAGACGAGGCAGCGTATGGGTGAAGAGGTTGTAGGTGCCGCCGTAGAGGCTGGTGGCAGCGACGATCTCGTCACCGGCAGAGCATATGTTCAGGATGGACAGGGTGATGGCCGACTGGCCCGAGGAGAGGGCCAATGCGCCGACGCCGCCATCGAGGGCGGCAAGCCGTTTTTCCAGCACGTCAGTCGTCGGGTTGTCGATGCGGGTGTAGATGTGACCGGGCTCTTTCAGGGCAAAGAGGTTGGCGGCATGCTCCACATCACGAAACACATAGGAAGTGGTCTGATAGATCGGAACCGCCCGGGAAAGGGTGTCCTGGTCGGGCACATGGCCTTCGTGCAGGGCGATCGTGTCAAAGCGCCATTTTTTCTCTGTCATGGCTGTGCTCCCTTCTCGTCTTTCATAACGTTATAACACCCTTCAAGGGGGTACGGGCGGGATGCAAAAACCCCCTGCGCAGACGCAGGGGGTATACTTCTATCCGCCTCATCTGCCAGGACGAGTCCGTCCTGAAGGAATTGGCACCATGTCGCATCAGTTCCCACTGTTTGCGACGGGTTGCCGGGTTTCATCGGGCCCTTTCCCTCCACCTCTCTGGATGAGTGTCTTCAATTTTCGGCCGGCTCCATAATGGGCAAGCGCTTGGAGTTTATTGTACCCGTGACAGCGGTTGCCGTCAATTGAAAAAATGAAAGGTAACAGAAAATTTACTGACTATGTTATCACCCACTACCGGTCGGGCAGCTTGCCTCGACCAAGCTTCTATTTATCTTCCACTCCGATGGAGGGAATGGCTTGTCCCCGTGGAATACATCATCGTTGTCGGATCGACATTAAGATTCCATGAAAAAGAAGGAGGCCTTCTGTTGCGCAATCGCTGGTTGAAACCGCTTTTTCTGTGCCTGCTGGTCCTCGCCTTGGCGCTGACGGGCTGCTCCAAACCGTCGCCTAGCGCAAAAGCTCCCGGCTCGGGAGGATCGCCATCCACAACGACGACACAGGCAGCCTCACCCCAAAGGGCTGCCCAGGACGTATTGCGCGTTCATTTCATTGATGTGGGACAGGCGGATTCCATCCTGCTCCAATCCCCCGGCGGGCGTTTCGTCCTTGTTGACGGCGGCAATGTAGATGACGGCCGGCTGGTTGTCGATTACCTGAAGCGCCAAGGGGTCAAAGAACTGGCCGCCGTCGTGGCCACCCACCCCCATGAGGATCACATCGGGGGACTTGATAAAGTCCTCAAAAGCTACCCTGTCGGCCAGGTGTACATGCCCAAGGCGACGACAACCACGAAAACCTTTGAGTATTTTTTAAACGCCGTAAAGGCGAGCGGCGCCAAACGGGTGGAAGCGAAAGGCGGCGTGAAACTGGATGTGCCCGATATGGACGGCGTCTTCCTCGCGCCGAACGGGACCGGTTATGAAGAGATGAACGATTACAGCGCTGTCCTCAAGGTCAACTACGGCAAGACCTCCTTCCTGCTGACCGGCGACGCCGAGGCAAAATCGGAAGGTGAAATGCTGGCCCAGGGATATGATCTGAAAGCAGATGTGCTGAAGGTGGGGCACCACGGCAGCACCAGTTCCACCACAAGCCCCTTCCTGAAGGCGGTATCGCCGAAATACGCCTTCATTCCGGTGGGCGACGGCAACGACTACGGCCATCCCCACAAAAAAACCCTCGACAAACTGGCCAAAGCCAGCGTGGAGGTCTTCCGGGCAGATAAAAACGGCACTGTTGTGGTCACCAGTGACGGGAACAAGGTCAACTTCGAACTGGAAAAACGGTAAAAACAAAAGCATTCGCTCATAACGCTAATCGCGTTAATAAGGATGAGCATCATCATCTGTCCGCTTCACGCGGACAAGGAGACTTATGAGTCGGGATAAAGGCCCGGCTCTTTTTTTGTTTTCGCCCTTCTATTCTTTTGGGAACTAGCCCTTCTATTTTCAGTTTAATTTGAATAAATAGGTATAGTAGGATATTTTTTCCATTTTTTCTTTTTGGTCTTCTTCGGTTGACCCATTATTGGCGGAGGTGGTTCTTTGAAACGTTCGGTCCGATCCTGCCTGTTGGTCTTCGCCCTCGTTCAGGTCTTCGCCTGCAGTGAGGCGGAAGCGCTGCCATTGCGCAAAGCGCCCGCGTCGATGCCGCCGCCGGCGGCGCTGGCAGCGGTTTTGCCTGGCGCGACGACTACGTCTACGCCTTCCGTCTTGACACCGTCTAACCCGACTTCGACTGCGACAACCCCTCCGGGGAAAACCCCGTTGACCGCTGCCTCCTCGGGCGCGGGATTGACAACGCCATCTACATCAACACCGTCCAGGGTCATTCCGTCCACACCTACGGCGCCGAGCACAGTTGATCCGGTTGCTCCCGCTGTCCCCACTAGCCCTGCTACCTCAGTTGACCCGGTCCCGGCTAATTCGGCCGACCCAGCTATCCCAGCTAAACCGGCCAACCCAGCTAATCCCGCTACCCCAGATAACCCCAATACCCCGGGGACGACCGACACCACCCCTGTCGCTCCTGTTTTATCGGGTGGAACCATCACCCTGTATATCGGAGAAGAGACGTTCGCCTTCCTCCCCAATAAAGAAATCGCCGCCGTAGATGTCAACAACTGGACCTACATACCCTCCAAGGATCCCAAAGAGGCCCGCGTTGCCGCCGTTCGCTTTGCCGATTCGCTCCCCAGTCACATCCGGCTCCGCGAGGGCGCCGTCAACATGATCACCGATGCCCTGACCGCAGCAACGGACACCGAAGTAGCCGTCCCCTCCTGGCGCCTCGCCTCCGATGTCCTGCTTTCCATGGCCCATGTCAGCGTAGCCGGCGGGCAAAACGCCTCCGTGGCCCTTGACCACATCGACGGGCTGGTGCTGCAACCCCGTGAAGTCTTTTCTTTCAATAAGGCCGTGGGCCCCCGTGAGGCTCACAACGGCTTCGGACCCGGTAAGGTCCTCGTCGGCACTCGATACATCACCGAAATGGGCGGCGGCGTCTGTTTCTCTTCTACCATCGTCCACCAGGCTGTCGTCCATGCCGATGAACAAAGCGGCCTGAAAGTCATCGAACGCCACCGGCACACCCGCCAGGCGCCTTACGTGGAACCGGGCGGCGACGCCACCGTCTATTACGGTGCCATGGACTACAAGTTCCGCAACGGCGACTATATGATCGCCATTGAAAAACAGAAGACAGACGACGGGATGGGCCTCCGTTTCTGGCGGGCGGTCAACTAATCGAGGGCAGGGACGACAACTTTCAATGAAAGCCCATTCAAAAACCATATTAATCCAATCAGTTCGGACTGACCATGCAGCCGCTGGTTTCCACTGGAATCCAGCGGCTATTGCTCATGGTGGCCAGCGATCAAGTCGATGTTACTCGTCGTTCCGATCGCGAAGCAAGGTCGTCTTGCGAAGGGTGGCGCACTCGCACCCCGGATGCGCATCGCCTTGTTTATCCGGCAAGGACTCGAGCGCCATGAGCAAACGACGCGCGGCAGGCTCCGACTCCTCATAAAAGATGTCCTTCAATTCCTGGTGGGACCAGTCGGTGATCACCCCTTCGGCGTAGTTGACCACCAGTTCGAGACGGGCGTAGCAGGCGCCGATCTCTCGAGCCAGGTAGACCTCCGGCGCCACACTCTGGCCGATCACATCACCGCCGGCAATGCGAAAAAAGCGCACCTCGGCCGGGCTCTCGAAATGGCGGCCGTCGGTGACAACATAGTTGGAACGGTCAAAGACGCGTCCTTTGCCGGGCAGCGCCTCGGAAGCGTCGATGAAAGCGCGGCGCAGGATCGGGCAAAAGGGTTGGCGCATGATGCAGAGGGTCGGCGTCCCCAGATCGACATCCTTGCGCATGGAAAAGTCGATGTAATCATGGGGGATGACGAGGTCACGCGGGCGCAGCAGTTCATTGATCGCCCCGACGCCGCCCTCGGAGAGGATCTGTTTGACGCCGGCCTGCTGGAAGACCCAGAAGATCTGCCGCGAGGCGTCGGCCCGCTTTACCCCAGGCCTCCATCCGTGCATGACACAGGTGAGGGCGCGCCGCCCCTTTAATTCAAAGTAGACAAAGGCGGGGCTAGGGCCGAAGGGCGTCTCCCACCCCGGGTATGTCTCCAGAACCGTAAGGCCTGGCACATTGAGGGCTTCCGGGAAGCCGAGCGAATTGGTGCTAGAACCGCCGATGATCGCAAAAGGAGCGGCGGGGATAGACGCGGGAGAATGCATGGGCGATAACCTCCATCGGCATCTAAGATTTCCGTTTCGTCGTCTCGTTCGTGTCTCGTTCGGTTGACTTTCGTCCTTATGAAAGTTTCACCGGAAGACCGCCGAACTATGGGGCGGCAAGGCAAGAGCCGGGCAAAAGCCCGGCTTGCGCTGTTTTCCAGAACCCATTTTTATCATGTTTCATAAAGAAACCATTGTTAATAAGACATCCCTGTTTTACTGCCTCGATCAATCGCCAAAGGAGATCCCCACGGACTTGGCTGCCTGGACGATCTGACCTTCCGTTTTCACCTGCTTGGCTGTGCCGACGGCCTCTTCGAGGGGCACCGGCAGGATCTTCGGCGTCCGCAAGGCTACCATCTTGCCGAACTGTCCGCTCATGATGGCATCGATGGCAGCCGAACCATAGCGGGTGCTGAGGATGCGGTCCTCCGCCGTCGGCGAGCCGCCCCGCTGGACGTGACCGAGGACGGTGACGCGCGTCTCCATGCCGGTGCACATCTCCAATTTCTGGGCCACCACGTGGCCGATGCCGCCGAGACGGACAGGGTCGTGGCTCTGGGCAACCAACTTCTGGACGACCAACTCGCCGCCGATCTCCTTGGCCCCCTCGGCGATGACGACGATGGAGAACTTGCGTCCCCGCTCAGCCCGGGCGCGGATGTGTTCACAGACCTTGCCCAGGTCGAAGGGGATTTCAGGGATTAGGATCACATCAGCGCCGCCTGCCAGCCCTGAGTAGAGGGCGATCCAGCCGGCATAGCGGCCCATGACCTCCAGGATCATGATCCGGTGGTGGGACTCGGCGGTGGTATGGAGCTTGTCGATGGCCTCGGTCGCCGTGGTGACGGCCGAATCGAAACCGAAGGTGACATCGGTGGCCGAGAGGTCGTTGTCGATCGTCTTGGGCACACCCACAACGGGGATGCCTTTTTTATGAAACTCAAGGGCGATGGACAGGCTGCCGTCGCCGCCGATGATGACCAGGGCGTCGATGCCCCGCTTTTTCATGTTGGCGATGCACTGCTCCGAGCGGTCTTCAAAAGTCAGCTTGCCATCCTTTTCGACGGCGTAGCGAAAGGGGTTGTCCCGGTTGGTCGTGCCCAAGATGGTGCCGCCCCGGTGCAGGATGCCTGATACGCTCGACTCGGTGAGCGGCTCCATCACGTCATTGACGAGTCCGTAAAAACCGTCGATGATGCCGACAACCTCCAGGTCGTAGCGCCGAATGGCTGTTTTGACAACCGCGCGGATGACCGCATTCAGTCCCGGACAATCGCCGCCGCCGGTCAGCACCCCGATGCGCTTGATCTGGCCTTGCATCCACATACCCCTTTCTTCATTCCGGTTCCCCGAATCAACGGGAAGTCGCTGTGCCGCACCAAATCCGCTTTGCTGCACCCGAACCGATTTTAAGTCAACCACTTCTGTTTTTACAATCCAATCATGCCATGGGCCGACCATGCCCGATTAGGCGCCCTTTACACCAGTCCCGCAAATCCGTTTTGGCGCAATCCCTCAAAGACGACGACAGAGACCGCGTTGGACAGATTCAGCGAGCGGGCGTCCGCCACCAGCGGGATGCGGGCCACCTGTTGGGGCCGTTCGTTCAGGATCTCTTCCGGCAACCCCTTCGTCTCCTTGCCGAAGACGAAGAAATCGCCAGGCCGGTAGTGGAACTCATGGTAGGCCTTTTTCCCTTTGGTGCTCAACAAGTAGAGGTTGGCCTGCCCGTGCTTTCCGAGAAAGGCGGCCCAGTTATCATGGACATGGACCTTGACCAGATGCCAGTAGTCCAGTCCGGCCCGTTTGAGTTGCTTGTCGTCAATGGAAAAGCCGAGCGGTTTGATCAGGTGCAGTTCGCAGCCGGTCCCGGCGCAGAGCCGGGCCACATTGCCCGTGTTCGGGGGGATCTCCGGTTCTACCAATACGATGTGAAACAATGTTGTCGACACTCCATCTGCTTTGGTAAATTGGCAAAAAGTAGCCGAATGGCACGAGGTAACAGTTCTCCCCGTTTTGTGAAAAATCCTTCCTGCCATTGGTTTGGGGGGTCCTTGTTTGTTATATTCTCACGAATAGATAGTTAACTCTATAAATCGTGAGCGTCATCAACCATTTCCTCGTATTGTGCCACACTACAAAGATATCTTGTATCGGCCCGCCGATTGCCCGCTGGGGTGCATAGATGAAGAGGAGATATCGGCTCTGTTGCTTTTTCCTCTATTTCAGGCTGACCTTATTGTTAAAATCACTCCCGGCGCTACCAGTATAGCCCTTCCTTCATGTGTCTTGGGGACGGCACCCTTGCAAGGATAAGTCCATCTTCTCCATCAGTTTTGGCGCTCTTCATGTATAGTGGATACACGCCCGAAGCGCCTTGTCCATCAAGCCTTTCCAATGATATACTTTCCTACTGTAACGGACACTGCGACAACAGCGTCGTCATTCATATTTACTTCATCGCGTCGCTTGCATACCCAGAGAAGCAGTGACTGAGCACTATGGAGGAGGGAAATCCGTGGGCAAAAACCTTGTGCAAAAAATCCTCGCAGCCCATCTGATTGAAGGGGAACTGGTTCCCGGCAAAGAGATCGCCATCCGCATCGACCAGACCCTGACCCAAGACGCCACCGGCACCATGGCCTACCTGCAGTTTGAAGCCATGGGCGTTCCCCGTGTCAAAACCGAACTCTCCGTCTCGTACGTCGACCATAACACCTTACAGAGCGGCTTCGAAAACGCCGACGACCACCGCTTCTTGCAGACGGTGGCGGCCAAGCACGGCATCCGCTTCTCCCGCCCCGGCAACGGCATCTGCCACCAGGTCCATCTGGAGCGCTTCGGCGTGCCCGGCAAGACCCTGCTCGGCTCTGACTCGCACACCCCCACCGGCGGCGGCATCGGCATGATCGCCATCGGCGCCGGCGGCCTCGACGTGGCTGTGGCCATGGGCGGCGGCCCCTTCTACCTGACCTGCCCGAAAGTGGTCGGCGTCAACCTGGTGGGCAAGCTCTCCCC of the Heliomicrobium undosum genome contains:
- a CDS encoding ComEC/Rec2 family competence protein, giving the protein MKPLFLCLLVLALALTGCSKPSPSAKAPGSGGSPSTTTTQAASPQRAAQDVLRVHFIDVGQADSILLQSPGGRFVLVDGGNVDDGRLVVDYLKRQGVKELAAVVATHPHEDHIGGLDKVLKSYPVGQVYMPKATTTTKTFEYFLNAVKASGAKRVEAKGGVKLDVPDMDGVFLAPNGTGYEEMNDYSAVLKVNYGKTSFLLTGDAEAKSEGEMLAQGYDLKADVLKVGHHGSTSSTTSPFLKAVSPKYAFIPVGDGNDYGHPHKKTLDKLAKASVEVFRADKNGTVVVTSDGNKVNFELEKR
- a CDS encoding VanW family protein, which produces MKRSVRSCLLVFALVQVFACSEAEALPLRKAPASMPPPAALAAVLPGATTTSTPSVLTPSNPTSTATTPPGKTPLTAASSGAGLTTPSTSTPSRVIPSTPTAPSTVDPVAPAVPTSPATSVDPVPANSADPAIPAKPANPANPATPDNPNTPGTTDTTPVAPVLSGGTITLYIGEETFAFLPNKEIAAVDVNNWTYIPSKDPKEARVAAVRFADSLPSHIRLREGAVNMITDALTAATDTEVAVPSWRLASDVLLSMAHVSVAGGQNASVALDHIDGLVLQPREVFSFNKAVGPREAHNGFGPGKVLVGTRYITEMGGGVCFSSTIVHQAVVHADEQSGLKVIERHRHTRQAPYVEPGGDATVYYGAMDYKFRNGDYMIAIEKQKTDDGMGLRFWRAVN
- a CDS encoding 6-phosphofructokinase, which translates into the protein MWMQGQIKRIGVLTGGGDCPGLNAVIRAVVKTAIRRYDLEVVGIIDGFYGLVNDVMEPLTESSVSGILHRGGTILGTTNRDNPFRYAVEKDGKLTFEDRSEQCIANMKKRGIDALVIIGGDGSLSIALEFHKKGIPVVGVPKTIDNDLSATDVTFGFDSAVTTATEAIDKLHTTAESHHRIMILEVMGRYAGWIALYSGLAGGADVILIPEIPFDLGKVCEHIRARAERGRKFSIVVIAEGAKEIGGELVVQKLVAQSHDPVRLGGIGHVVAQKLEMCTGMETRVTVLGHVQRGGSPTAEDRILSTRYGSAAIDAIMSGQFGKMVALRTPKILPVPLEEAVGTAKQVKTEGQIVQAAKSVGISFGD
- a CDS encoding MTAP family purine nucleoside phosphorylase codes for the protein MHSPASIPAAPFAIIGGSSTNSLGFPEALNVPGLTVLETYPGWETPFGPSPAFVYFELKGRRALTCVMHGWRPGVKRADASRQIFWVFQQAGVKQILSEGGVGAINELLRPRDLVIPHDYIDFSMRKDVDLGTPTLCIMRQPFCPILRRAFIDASEALPGKGRVFDRSNYVVTDGRHFESPAEVRFFRIAGGDVIGQSVAPEVYLAREIGACYARLELVVNYAEGVITDWSHQELKDIFYEESEPAARRLLMALESLPDKQGDAHPGCECATLRKTTLLRDRNDE
- the trmL gene encoding tRNA (uridine(34)/cytosine(34)/5-carboxymethylaminomethyluridine(34)-2'-O)-methyltransferase TrmL, with the translated sequence MFHIVLVEPEIPPNTGNVARLCAGTGCELHLIKPLGFSIDDKQLKRAGLDYWHLVKVHVHDNWAAFLGKHGQANLYLLSTKGKKAYHEFHYRPGDFFVFGKETKGLPEEILNERPQQVARIPLVADARSLNLSNAVSVVVFEGLRQNGFAGLV